In the genome of Marinobacter antarcticus, one region contains:
- a CDS encoding glycosyltransferase family 8 protein has product MTRRIHVAACCDENYVPYVAVMMLSALASTPNTPITFHLINCSISPESIRKLQDLIERHNGQLEIYQPDDQLYRGLPTLRYGEAVYQRINLPEYIPSDIGRILYIDADTLVLGDLDELWQLDLKDHLVAAVENLSPRACKDIGLPRTEYFNSGVLLIDLEGWRRESIHLQVTDYARKNAHRLQYVDQCSLNAVLRGRWLRLMPDWNQQSDIYKVVKKYHEGSSYTQRGMEEAILDPKIVHFTGKKKPWKVYCFHPFKAQHRAFLKTTPWADLPPPDAAFKVYLKYFFALRQHWKSCKRQSALKKFQRSKTHHD; this is encoded by the coding sequence ATGACCCGCCGAATTCATGTTGCGGCCTGTTGTGACGAGAATTACGTCCCGTATGTGGCAGTAATGATGCTATCGGCACTGGCATCAACACCGAATACGCCGATTACATTTCACCTGATCAACTGCAGCATTTCACCCGAAAGCATTCGCAAGCTTCAGGATCTCATCGAACGGCACAACGGCCAACTCGAAATCTACCAACCCGATGACCAGCTTTACCGGGGCCTGCCAACCCTAAGGTATGGAGAGGCTGTCTACCAACGCATCAATTTGCCTGAATACATTCCTTCAGACATTGGAAGGATACTCTACATAGACGCCGATACCCTGGTGCTTGGAGACCTTGACGAGCTATGGCAGTTGGATCTGAAAGATCATCTCGTTGCGGCCGTTGAGAACCTGTCACCAAGAGCGTGCAAGGATATTGGTCTTCCTCGCACTGAATACTTTAACTCCGGTGTCCTGCTAATTGATCTTGAGGGCTGGAGGCGAGAGAGCATTCATCTACAAGTTACCGATTATGCGCGAAAAAATGCACATCGACTGCAGTATGTCGATCAATGCAGCCTGAATGCAGTGCTCCGGGGCCGCTGGTTGCGCCTAATGCCGGACTGGAATCAACAGTCCGACATCTACAAAGTCGTAAAGAAATACCATGAAGGCAGTTCCTACACGCAGCGAGGCATGGAGGAGGCGATTCTAGACCCTAAAATCGTGCATTTTACTGGCAAGAAGAAACCCTGGAAGGTCTATTGTTTTCATCCTTTCAAAGCGCAACACCGGGCATTTCTCAAAACCACACCCTGGGCAGATCTTCCCCCGCCAGATGCCGCATTCAAGGTTTATCTGAAGTACTTTTTCGCATTGAGACAGCACTGGAAATCCTGCAAGCGGCAATCAGCTCTTAAAAAATTCCAACGGAGCAAAACTCACCATGACTGA
- a CDS encoding glycosyltransferase family 8 protein — protein sequence MTDKQLRSLPSDAIAIVASSDDNYAPHLTVLFYSLLANCSAPERVSLFCLDGGISNENKTRMNQEVRKLGASGVDFVSFDSNRYDDLPTIKHITSSAYYRISIPEIFDESVHKVIYLDCDMIVKGDIIELWETDISDFHIGAVENLSGHTYKKLGIPQNQYFNSGMLLINLDLWRRDEIPEKVFKFKKENPDRISTNDQCALNGVLYDKWKHLHLKWNHQTGLYRPSEQTAAFSQSEIDEATLSPGIIHYIGWDKPWRKVRFHPLAGEYDRFADRLEESPRSKPGFGDYLKAYASVSRLKKLKRQLKWQAWYREKGYDLYHG from the coding sequence ATGACTGATAAACAACTCCGGAGCCTGCCGTCCGATGCCATTGCCATTGTTGCAAGCTCTGACGACAATTACGCGCCTCACCTGACCGTTCTGTTCTATTCGTTACTGGCAAACTGCTCAGCACCGGAGCGAGTCTCCCTGTTTTGCCTGGATGGCGGAATATCCAACGAGAACAAAACAAGGATGAATCAAGAGGTCAGGAAGCTCGGAGCTTCTGGCGTCGACTTCGTTTCTTTCGACAGCAATCGGTACGACGATCTACCAACCATCAAACATATTACTTCTTCAGCCTACTATCGTATTTCCATTCCCGAAATATTCGATGAATCCGTACATAAAGTGATTTACCTGGATTGCGATATGATCGTTAAAGGCGACATCATCGAGTTATGGGAAACCGATATCTCTGATTTTCATATTGGCGCTGTCGAAAACCTGTCAGGCCACACCTACAAAAAATTGGGAATTCCCCAAAACCAATACTTCAATTCCGGCATGCTATTGATCAACCTTGACCTCTGGCGGCGCGATGAAATACCGGAAAAAGTATTCAAATTCAAAAAAGAAAATCCCGACAGAATAAGCACCAACGACCAATGCGCGCTAAACGGTGTGCTATACGATAAATGGAAACACCTGCACCTTAAGTGGAATCATCAGACCGGGTTGTATCGGCCCAGTGAGCAAACGGCTGCCTTCTCGCAAAGCGAGATTGATGAGGCAACCCTCTCACCCGGAATCATCCACTACATCGGCTGGGATAAGCCTTGGCGAAAAGTGCGTTTCCACCCTCTAGCCGGTGAGTACGACCGTTTCGCCGATAGGCTCGAGGAGTCGCCAAGATCAAAACCGGGCTTCGGCGATTACCTGAAGGCGTATGCGTCTGTGTCTCGCCTGAAGAAGTTGAAACGGCAATTGAAGTGGCAGGCCTGGTACAGAGAAAAAGGTTATGATCTTTACCACGGATAA
- a CDS encoding DUF6165 family protein: MADVIKVPVSFGEVLDKITILEIKSERIKDEAKVRNVRLELDELSTTWNDAVENQSAIADLRKQLKAVNEELWVIEDDIRDQEAAQDFGPRFIGLARAVYVTNDKRAAIKKEVNLALGSRFVEEKSYQDYTARK, encoded by the coding sequence ATGGCGGATGTCATTAAAGTTCCGGTTTCTTTCGGTGAAGTTCTCGACAAAATCACTATTCTTGAAATCAAGTCCGAGCGCATCAAGGATGAGGCCAAGGTGCGAAATGTTCGGCTTGAGCTGGATGAGCTAAGCACGACCTGGAACGATGCGGTAGAAAACCAAAGCGCAATTGCAGATCTGCGCAAGCAGTTGAAAGCGGTCAATGAAGAGCTTTGGGTTATCGAAGATGATATCCGGGACCAGGAAGCGGCCCAGGATTTCGGTCCCAGGTTTATTGGACTGGCGCGGGCGGTCTACGTGACCAATGACAAGCGTGCCGCCATCAAAAAAGAAGTCAACCTGGCGCTCGGGTCGCGGTTCGTTGAGGAAAAATCGTATCAGGACTACACGGCCAGAAAGTAA
- a CDS encoding branched-chain amino acid transaminase, whose protein sequence is MSMADRDGVIWLDGEMVPWREAKTHVLTHTLHYGLGCFEGVRAYNTANGPAIFRLKDHTDRLFRSAHILNMKIPFSKEELNEAQRASVRENNLDEAYLRPMAFLGSEGMGLRADNLKVHVMVAAWSWPSYMSPEAKEIGIKVRTSSYTRHHVNITMCKAKANGNYINSMLALNEAIASGCEEALMLDNEGYVAEGSGENIFILRNGVLHTPELTSCLEGITRQTILDFAADLNIPVKERRITRDEVYIADEAFFTGTAAEVLPIRELDGRSIGAGQRGPVTEKLQAMYFDAVKGKLPEHSDWLTPVKN, encoded by the coding sequence ATGTCGATGGCTGATCGCGATGGCGTTATCTGGCTGGATGGTGAAATGGTTCCCTGGCGTGAAGCTAAAACTCACGTCCTGACTCACACTCTGCATTACGGCCTGGGCTGTTTTGAAGGAGTGCGCGCATACAATACAGCGAACGGCCCGGCGATCTTTCGGCTAAAAGATCATACGGATCGCCTTTTCCGGTCTGCGCACATTCTGAACATGAAAATACCGTTCAGTAAGGAAGAACTCAACGAAGCACAGCGTGCATCGGTTCGAGAGAATAACCTGGACGAAGCTTATCTTCGCCCGATGGCTTTTCTGGGCTCTGAAGGCATGGGGTTGCGTGCAGACAACCTGAAAGTCCACGTGATGGTTGCTGCCTGGAGCTGGCCTTCGTATATGTCGCCAGAAGCCAAGGAAATCGGCATCAAGGTGCGTACCTCCTCTTATACGCGCCACCACGTCAACATCACCATGTGTAAGGCCAAGGCTAACGGTAACTATATCAACTCCATGCTGGCGTTGAACGAAGCCATTGCCAGTGGGTGTGAAGAAGCTCTCATGCTGGACAACGAAGGTTATGTGGCTGAAGGCTCTGGCGAGAACATCTTCATTTTGCGCAACGGTGTTCTGCATACGCCAGAGCTGACCTCCTGCCTCGAAGGTATTACGCGCCAGACCATTCTGGATTTCGCGGCGGACCTGAATATTCCCGTGAAAGAGCGCCGTATTACTCGTGATGAAGTGTACATCGCAGATGAGGCTTTCTTTACGGGTACTGCGGCAGAAGTGTTGCCTATCCGTGAGTTGGACGGCCGTTCTATTGGCGCTGGCCAGCGCGGGCCGGTTACTGAGAAGCTGCAGGCGATGTACTTCGATGCGGTTAAAGGGAAGCTCCCTGAGCATAGTGACTGGCTGACACCGGTCAAAAACTGA
- the glnE gene encoding bifunctional [glutamate--ammonia ligase]-adenylyl-L-tyrosine phosphorylase/[glutamate--ammonia-ligase] adenylyltransferase, with the protein MSEPWSCLPLPLAEDVAASWAAVFPEGLPGWLLEDACISAEVIAQALARSLFLRQTLERHPEQVRTLLESRTLSEPTTPDYLQARCNEYLADVTDEPGLQGALRRFRRETQFRIIWRDLMRWADLPETMAATSAFAEVCIQGALNWLHDAACEQYGTPWGIDPVSGSEAPQSLIVIGMGKLGGFELNVSSDIDLIFAFPGKGETRGGQRSLDNQQFFIRLGQRLIQALDQITADGFVFRVDMRLRPYGQSGALALSFAALETYYQDQGRDWERYAMVKARVVAGDQKAGQVLMESLRPFVYRRYIDFSAFESLRSMKAMISREVRRQGLENNIKLGSGGIREIEFVVQAFQLIRGGRDRELQQRELLVILKELESLELLPPQVINELREAYIFLRNLEHALQGMEDKQTQLLPEDELSRARVALSMGFDDWQSCQQVLTQHREKVATHFGNIIATEEDEESSKSSLEEGWFELWLAEVDEVSDTEWLEKHGYEDPGGSLSLLASLRDSRTVQTMQTQGRKRLNQFMPVLLEALAKVERPSETLSRVLQLVEAILRRTAYMVLLLENPGARTQLVKLCSESPWIARQLAEAPLLLDELLNAESLYNPPARDELQDDLRQQMLRISYEDLENQMESLRHFKRAHTLRVAASELKGTLPLMKVSDYLTWIAEVVLDHVVDLAFSNLVARHGYPGRADGAANATDFAVIGYGKLGGIELGYTSDLDLVFVHNADPGLATDGDKPIDNVVFYTRLGQRIVHILNAQTPSGQLYEVDMRLRPSGKSGLLVSTLQAFGKYQRNDAWTWEHQALARARGVAGCSETLAAFEAIRHDILCQSRDKDKLRQEVVEMREKMRANLGTAESRREETFHIKHDAGGIVDMEFMVQYLMLAWCEEHPELTRWSDNIRQMEELGRVGVLPVEDAEKLREAYIALRSNIHRRALQNLNSQVAGDAFADERRYIRSVWQKIMVG; encoded by the coding sequence ATGTCTGAGCCATGGAGTTGCCTTCCGTTGCCGCTAGCAGAGGATGTTGCTGCCAGTTGGGCGGCGGTTTTTCCGGAAGGTTTGCCAGGCTGGTTGCTGGAAGATGCCTGTATCTCGGCTGAAGTGATTGCCCAAGCCTTGGCCCGGAGCCTGTTTCTGCGCCAGACGCTTGAGCGGCACCCGGAACAGGTGCGCACGCTGCTGGAGTCGCGGACGCTGAGTGAACCAACCACCCCGGATTATCTCCAGGCACGCTGCAATGAGTATCTTGCAGATGTGACCGATGAGCCTGGCCTGCAGGGCGCCTTGCGCCGCTTTCGCAGAGAAACCCAGTTCCGCATTATCTGGCGGGATCTGATGCGCTGGGCGGATTTGCCGGAAACCATGGCCGCAACCAGTGCGTTTGCTGAGGTGTGTATCCAGGGTGCGCTGAACTGGCTGCATGACGCGGCATGCGAACAATACGGCACCCCCTGGGGCATAGACCCGGTATCAGGTTCAGAAGCACCGCAGTCGCTGATTGTGATTGGCATGGGAAAACTGGGTGGGTTTGAACTGAACGTGTCCTCTGATATTGACCTGATTTTCGCGTTTCCTGGAAAGGGCGAAACCCGGGGTGGTCAACGTTCTCTTGATAATCAGCAGTTTTTCATCCGGCTTGGCCAGCGCCTGATTCAGGCTCTGGACCAGATCACCGCCGACGGCTTTGTGTTCCGTGTGGATATGCGCCTGCGGCCTTATGGGCAGAGTGGCGCCCTCGCGCTGAGCTTTGCCGCGCTGGAAACCTACTACCAGGATCAGGGTCGGGACTGGGAGCGCTATGCCATGGTGAAGGCCCGAGTGGTTGCGGGTGATCAGAAAGCCGGCCAGGTTCTTATGGAAAGTCTCAGGCCATTTGTGTATCGCAGGTACATCGATTTCAGTGCATTTGAATCTCTGCGTAGCATGAAGGCGATGATCAGCCGCGAAGTCCGCAGGCAAGGGCTGGAGAACAACATCAAACTCGGCAGCGGTGGCATCCGGGAAATTGAGTTTGTGGTCCAGGCGTTCCAGCTTATTCGCGGAGGTCGTGACCGGGAGCTGCAGCAGCGGGAACTATTGGTAATTCTGAAAGAGCTCGAGTCACTTGAGCTCCTGCCTCCGCAGGTGATTAACGAGCTCCGTGAGGCTTATATTTTCCTCCGCAACCTGGAGCATGCTCTGCAGGGCATGGAAGATAAGCAGACCCAGCTATTGCCCGAAGACGAGCTTTCGAGAGCGAGGGTTGCACTGTCTATGGGTTTTGATGACTGGCAGAGCTGCCAGCAAGTGCTGACGCAACATCGGGAAAAAGTTGCCACACACTTTGGCAACATTATCGCCACGGAAGAGGATGAAGAGAGTTCGAAGTCATCCCTTGAGGAAGGCTGGTTTGAGCTCTGGCTGGCGGAGGTTGACGAAGTCTCAGATACTGAGTGGCTGGAAAAGCACGGATACGAAGATCCGGGTGGCAGTCTGAGTCTGCTGGCCAGCCTGCGTGACAGCCGCACGGTTCAGACGATGCAAACCCAGGGGCGTAAACGGCTGAATCAGTTCATGCCTGTGCTGCTGGAAGCGCTGGCCAAGGTGGAGCGTCCGTCAGAAACCCTGTCCCGTGTTTTGCAGCTGGTTGAAGCTATTCTGCGCCGAACCGCTTATATGGTGCTGCTTCTGGAGAACCCGGGGGCTCGAACCCAGTTGGTCAAATTGTGTAGTGAAAGTCCCTGGATTGCCCGGCAACTGGCAGAAGCACCGTTGCTGCTGGATGAGCTGCTCAACGCTGAAAGTCTTTATAATCCGCCTGCGCGCGACGAGCTGCAGGACGACTTGCGCCAGCAAATGCTCCGTATTTCCTATGAAGATCTGGAAAATCAGATGGAGTCACTGCGACATTTCAAAAGGGCCCATACGCTCCGGGTCGCGGCTTCTGAGCTGAAGGGTACCTTGCCATTGATGAAGGTGAGTGATTATCTGACCTGGATTGCCGAGGTTGTTCTTGATCACGTTGTCGACTTGGCGTTCTCTAACCTGGTAGCACGCCATGGCTATCCGGGGCGCGCTGACGGCGCCGCCAATGCAACAGATTTTGCTGTCATCGGTTATGGGAAGCTCGGAGGTATTGAGCTTGGTTACACCTCGGACCTTGACCTGGTGTTTGTTCATAATGCTGATCCGGGGCTGGCAACCGATGGCGACAAGCCAATCGACAACGTGGTTTTCTATACCCGCCTGGGGCAGCGAATTGTTCACATACTCAATGCCCAGACCCCTTCTGGCCAGCTTTATGAGGTCGATATGCGGCTGCGCCCATCGGGGAAATCCGGCCTGCTGGTAAGCACGCTGCAAGCCTTCGGGAAATACCAGCGCAACGATGCCTGGACCTGGGAGCATCAGGCCCTGGCCAGGGCCAGGGGTGTTGCCGGATGTTCAGAAACGCTCGCCGCCTTTGAAGCTATCCGGCACGATATACTTTGTCAGAGTCGTGATAAGGACAAGCTGCGTCAGGAAGTGGTAGAGATGCGTGAAAAAATGCGGGCCAACCTGGGTACGGCAGAAAGCCGGCGCGAGGAAACTTTTCACATCAAGCATGATGCCGGCGGCATTGTGGATATGGAGTTTATGGTGCAATACCTCATGCTGGCGTGGTGTGAGGAGCACCCGGAACTGACCCGGTGGTCCGACAATATCCGGCAGATGGAGGAGCTGGGCCGGGTCGGTGTGTTGCCGGTGGAAGATGCCGAGAAACTGCGCGAAGCCTACATTGCGCTGCGCTCTAATATTCACCGACGGGCGCTGCAGAACCTTAATAGTCAGGTAGCCGGCGATGCGTTTGCGGACGAGCGACGTTACATCCGGTCTGTCTGGCAGAAAATCATGGTGGGATAA
- a CDS encoding potassium channel protein translates to MLRNRFPLNAEHEKSHIPMGGLIRKRVKRLFMILIALLIAQILIIWAVEDLTLFESLWMTMTTIATVGYGDYAPVTYIGRISTILLMFVGAITLLTLIVSDFIEYRFYRRERTITGRWIYKMNDHIVIINTPKNGGVTYFMRFATQIRSVQGYETIPIILLTREFPSGLPAELSDLGIVHFHGSGFDPEALKAAHAGSARHIVVLAADESDPHSDSLTFDISHRLSELNLGQKTTVECVTDANRSRFKTLGVRAIIRPVRTYPEIMVRSVVAPGSEKVLEDMFNYEQDHPHRYDLKLDDLNWADIVSALIRHGIGTALAYIDENDEVICHPPITDEIEGKGLIVLVKSSAPPDLEVIKDALERYRTFLEKWRNLHENATTGDASGTTAH, encoded by the coding sequence ATGCTGAGAAACCGCTTTCCCCTTAACGCCGAACATGAGAAAAGCCATATACCTATGGGCGGACTCATCCGGAAGCGGGTGAAGCGCCTGTTCATGATTCTGATAGCGCTACTGATCGCCCAGATACTGATTATCTGGGCGGTTGAAGACCTGACTCTGTTTGAGTCACTGTGGATGACAATGACCACAATCGCCACGGTAGGCTATGGCGATTACGCTCCCGTAACCTACATCGGACGGATCAGCACTATCCTGCTTATGTTCGTTGGCGCCATCACCCTGCTGACCCTGATTGTCAGCGATTTTATCGAGTACCGGTTCTACCGCCGGGAACGCACTATCACTGGACGCTGGATCTATAAAATGAACGATCACATTGTCATTATTAATACCCCGAAGAACGGCGGCGTGACCTACTTCATGCGCTTTGCTACACAGATTCGGTCTGTACAGGGCTATGAAACCATTCCCATCATACTGCTTACCCGCGAGTTTCCGAGCGGCCTTCCAGCCGAGCTGTCCGACCTCGGCATCGTGCATTTCCATGGATCCGGGTTCGATCCCGAGGCCTTGAAAGCCGCGCACGCAGGAAGTGCCAGGCACATTGTTGTGCTGGCGGCCGACGAATCCGACCCTCACTCAGACAGCCTGACATTTGATATATCCCATCGCCTGAGTGAGCTTAACCTTGGCCAGAAAACCACCGTGGAGTGTGTTACGGACGCCAATCGCAGCCGTTTCAAAACACTTGGCGTGCGTGCCATTATACGCCCGGTGCGCACCTATCCGGAGATAATGGTGCGATCCGTGGTGGCCCCGGGATCGGAAAAAGTACTGGAGGACATGTTCAATTACGAGCAGGATCACCCGCACCGCTACGATCTGAAACTTGACGACCTTAACTGGGCAGACATTGTCAGCGCCCTGATTCGCCACGGCATTGGTACAGCGCTTGCGTACATCGATGAGAACGATGAAGTTATCTGCCACCCGCCCATAACCGATGAAATTGAGGGCAAGGGGCTTATCGTTCTGGTCAAATCAAGCGCACCGCCGGACCTTGAGGTGATCAAAGACGCATTGGAGCGCTATCGAACGTTTCTGGAAAAATGGAGAAACCTGCACGAAAATGCGACCACAGGCGACGCTTCAGGCACCACTGCCCACTGA
- a CDS encoding CYTH domain-containing protein, with protein sequence MAEELEIKLSLEPECLKTVLHWLQAQPGAVKGGKKSLVNCYFDTPDAALNRQHAALRVRQAGEQYVQTLKTRGEFVNGAHRREEWEWPVAGPSLSLGLLADTPLGDDINLARLVPVFETNFTRQVVMLDDGEAVIECALDDGVIVAGENQKPLHEVEFELKSGNPSRLLAWAERLAQYCPVFLNLISKAEQGYYLAGIHMAEPVVTENAGPTADGRDDIDRLLQRLSSAWLEHSAVSLKGVDLLLLGAHAEACGLGQPFAKLAEHLAKGGTLSHLLGKPELGQCQLGLLANRARQSLSF encoded by the coding sequence ATGGCCGAAGAGCTGGAAATAAAACTGAGTCTTGAGCCTGAGTGCCTCAAAACGGTGCTGCATTGGCTGCAGGCACAGCCTGGAGCTGTAAAAGGGGGCAAAAAATCCCTGGTGAATTGCTATTTCGATACGCCGGACGCAGCGCTCAATCGCCAGCATGCAGCCCTGCGTGTGCGCCAGGCCGGAGAACAGTATGTACAAACCCTCAAAACCCGTGGTGAGTTCGTTAATGGTGCGCATCGTCGCGAGGAGTGGGAGTGGCCAGTTGCCGGCCCTTCACTGTCCCTGGGCTTGCTGGCAGATACGCCGCTGGGGGATGATATAAACTTGGCCCGACTGGTGCCGGTTTTCGAAACCAACTTTACCCGCCAGGTGGTGATGCTGGACGATGGTGAAGCCGTGATTGAGTGTGCGCTGGACGATGGAGTGATTGTTGCCGGCGAGAACCAGAAGCCGCTTCATGAAGTAGAGTTTGAGCTTAAATCGGGTAACCCCTCCCGCCTGCTGGCCTGGGCTGAAAGGCTCGCCCAGTACTGCCCGGTTTTCCTTAACCTGATCAGCAAGGCCGAGCAGGGCTATTATCTCGCGGGGATACACATGGCAGAGCCGGTAGTTACCGAAAATGCAGGGCCGACGGCCGATGGGCGAGACGACATTGATCGGCTATTGCAGCGGCTAAGTAGCGCATGGCTAGAACACAGTGCCGTGTCGCTGAAAGGTGTCGATCTTCTGTTGCTCGGTGCCCATGCTGAAGCTTGCGGTTTGGGGCAACCCTTTGCCAAGTTGGCAGAGCATCTGGCCAAAGGTGGAACCCTCAGCCACTTACTGGGCAAGCCAGAGCTTGGTCAGTGCCAGCTTGGCTTATTGGCGAATCGGGCACGGCAGTCGTTAAGTTTCTAG